One region of Moraxella sp. ZY210820 genomic DNA includes:
- the rph gene encoding ribonuclease PH: MRSDQRALNQLRDVKITRQYTRYAEGSVLVEFGHTKVLCTASIDSTVPRFLKGTGQGWVTAEYGMLPRSTHTRTDREAARGKQTGRTQEIQRLIGRSLRAMVDLNKLGEHTITIDCDVIQADGGTRTASITGAAVALVDAINHLLAEKKIKHDPLVGLVAAISVGIYQDEVLLDLCYEEDSNCQTDLNVVMTQTGEFIEIQGTAEDKPFTRQQCNAMLEMAEQGIQQLIEQQKSALDW, translated from the coding sequence ATGCGTAGCGATCAACGTGCTTTAAATCAACTCAGAGATGTTAAAATTACTCGCCAATATACCCGTTATGCTGAAGGTTCTGTGCTTGTAGAATTTGGACATACCAAAGTATTGTGTACTGCAAGTATTGATTCAACTGTACCACGCTTTTTAAAAGGTACAGGTCAAGGTTGGGTTACTGCGGAATATGGTATGTTGCCACGCTCAACGCATACGCGTACCGACCGTGAAGCCGCTCGTGGTAAACAAACTGGACGTACACAAGAAATTCAACGCTTAATTGGACGTAGTTTGCGTGCAATGGTTGATTTAAATAAATTAGGCGAACATACCATTACTATTGATTGTGATGTGATTCAAGCAGATGGTGGTACACGCACAGCGTCAATTACAGGGGCTGCTGTAGCATTGGTTGATGCAATCAATCATTTATTAGCCGAGAAAAAAATCAAACATGACCCACTTGTTGGCTTAGTAGCTGCCATTTCAGTAGGTATTTATCAAGATGAAGTATTACTTGATTTATGTTATGAAGAAGATTCAAATTGCCAAACTGATTTAAATGTAGTGATGACACAAACAGGCGAATTTATTGAAATTCAAGGTACCGCAGAAGATAAACCATTTACTCGTCAGCAATGTAATGCGATGTTAGAAATGGCTGAACAGGGTATTCAGCAATTGATTGAACAACAAAAATCAGCATTAGATTGGTAA
- the tyrS gene encoding tyrosine--tRNA ligase, translated as MTNFLPAEQQLALIRRGTHEILSEEDLLKKLKLGRPLRVKAGFDPTAPDLHFGHTVLINKLKVFQDLGHEVLFLIGDYTAMIGDPTGKSATRPPLTREQVEANAKTYQEQVFKILDPNKTQIMFNSQWFNQRTAADLIQLASQQTVARMLERDDFTKRYNAQQPIAIHEFLYPLVQGYDSIAMRADVELGGTDQTFNILMGRTLQARYDQEPQVCITVPILEGLDGVNKMSKSLGNYIGVFDSAGTMYQKILSMPDSLIPRYFELLSFKPLDEIDVLLKEMADGRNPQEIKRILALELIERFHDKEAAENAHKSAGNRIVDGEIPDDIPQVTISRGENGGELFISSIVRLVGLVKNSAQAKDTVARGAVKVNQQVVEASFSVKENCTLIIQAGKKAIAEVTFVD; from the coding sequence ATGACAAATTTTTTACCAGCAGAGCAACAATTGGCGTTAATTCGCCGTGGTACGCATGAAATTTTATCCGAAGAAGATTTATTAAAGAAATTAAAATTGGGGCGTCCTTTACGTGTTAAGGCAGGTTTTGACCCAACGGCTCCAGATTTGCATTTTGGACACACGGTACTGATTAATAAATTGAAAGTGTTTCAAGATTTAGGACACGAAGTTTTATTCTTGATTGGCGATTATACGGCAATGATTGGCGACCCAACAGGTAAAAGTGCGACACGTCCACCATTAACACGTGAGCAAGTTGAAGCCAATGCCAAGACATATCAAGAGCAGGTGTTTAAAATTTTAGACCCAAATAAAACACAAATCATGTTTAACTCACAATGGTTTAATCAACGCACGGCGGCAGATTTAATTCAATTAGCGAGCCAACAGACCGTAGCACGTATGTTGGAACGTGATGATTTTACCAAGCGTTATAATGCACAACAACCGATTGCAATTCATGAGTTTTTATATCCGCTTGTACAGGGTTATGACTCGATTGCGATGCGTGCTGATGTGGAATTAGGTGGAACTGACCAAACCTTTAATATTTTAATGGGACGTACACTACAAGCACGTTATGACCAAGAGCCACAGGTTTGTATTACAGTGCCAATTTTAGAAGGTTTAGATGGTGTCAATAAAATGTCTAAATCTTTAGGTAATTATATTGGCGTGTTTGATAGTGCGGGTACGATGTATCAAAAAATCTTATCGATGCCTGATAGTTTAATTCCACGTTATTTTGAATTATTGAGCTTTAAACCGCTTGATGAAATTGACGTATTACTTAAAGAAATGGCTGATGGTCGCAATCCACAAGAGATTAAGCGTATTTTAGCTTTAGAATTAATTGAGCGTTTCCACGATAAAGAAGCAGCAGAAAATGCACATAAATCAGCAGGTAATCGTATTGTAGATGGTGAAATCCCTGATGATATTCCGCAAGTAACAATTTCTCGTGGGGAAAATGGTGGCGAATTATTTATTAGCTCGATTGTACGTTTAGTTGGATTGGTTAAAAATTCTGCTCAAGCCAAAGATACTGTTGCTCGTGGTGCAGTAAAAGTTAATCAACAAGTGGTTGAAGCATCATTCTCGGTGAAAGAAAATTGTACATTAATTATTCAAGCAGGTAAAAAAGCCATTGCTGAAGTGACTTTTGTAGATTAA
- a CDS encoding 2-keto-4-pentenoate hydratase has translation MSNPIIESTATALWQAENSQQAIAPIKPALGGEQANVDDAYAVQEINTQRALAQGRRLVGRKIGLTSVAVQKQLGVDNPDFGMLFADMAYGDGELVPFQRFIQAKVEAEIALVLKSDLTHNKHTYADIINATAYALPAIEIVDSRIENWKISLIDTVADNASSAAFVLGSRPVLLEQLDLVNCKMKMTRAGEVVSQGSGKACLANPMNAAVWLADEMVRRGRPLLAGDIVLTGALGPMVVVQAGDEFIVEIDGFDTLSTRFSDGES, from the coding sequence ATGTCAAATCCTATTATTGAATCTACAGCGACAGCATTATGGCAAGCTGAAAATTCACAACAAGCTATTGCACCGATTAAGCCAGCCTTAGGTGGTGAACAAGCGAATGTTGATGATGCCTATGCTGTACAAGAAATTAATACGCAACGTGCTTTAGCACAAGGTCGTCGTTTAGTTGGTCGTAAAATTGGTTTAACATCAGTTGCGGTACAAAAGCAATTGGGAGTTGATAATCCTGATTTTGGTATGTTATTTGCTGATATGGCATATGGTGATGGCGAATTAGTACCATTTCAACGTTTTATTCAGGCAAAAGTTGAAGCAGAAATTGCTTTAGTACTCAAGTCAGATTTAACACACAACAAGCATACTTATGCTGATATTATTAATGCAACGGCTTATGCCTTGCCTGCTATTGAAATTGTAGATAGTCGTATTGAAAATTGGAAAATTTCATTAATTGATACTGTTGCGGATAATGCATCATCTGCAGCATTCGTATTAGGTTCACGTCCTGTATTATTGGAACAACTTGATTTAGTGAATTGTAAAATGAAGATGACACGTGCAGGTGAAGTAGTATCACAGGGTTCGGGTAAAGCCTGTTTAGCAAATCCGATGAATGCAGCAGTATGGTTAGCTGATGAAATGGTTCGTCGTGGTCGTCCATTATTAGCAGGAGATATTGTACTGACAGGTGCATTAGGTCCAATGGTTGTAGTACAAGCAGGCGATGAATTTATTGTTGAAATTGATGGTTTTGATACGCTGAGTACACGTTTTTCAGATGGGGAATCGTAA
- the nrdR gene encoding transcriptional regulator NrdR has translation MHCPFCHTADSKVIDSRLVAEGRQIRRRRECNACGERFTTFESYDVLMPRVIKSNGTNEPFDEQKLRRSLMHALQKRPVTLDQIDVAVGDIQSKILRIGERDIRSRTIGEIVMESLYSLDEVAYIRFASVYQDFQNLDVFLQNIEQLRKRKHD, from the coding sequence ATGCACTGTCCATTTTGTCATACCGCCGATAGTAAAGTGATTGACTCACGCCTTGTTGCTGAAGGTCGGCAAATTCGCCGTCGCCGAGAGTGTAATGCTTGCGGTGAGCGTTTTACTACGTTTGAAAGTTATGATGTATTAATGCCTCGTGTAATTAAAAGTAACGGGACTAATGAACCCTTTGATGAACAGAAATTACGCCGTTCTTTAATGCACGCTTTACAAAAACGTCCTGTTACATTAGACCAAATTGATGTGGCTGTAGGCGATATTCAATCTAAAATTTTACGCATTGGCGAGCGAGATATTCGTTCACGCACTATTGGTGAAATTGTGATGGAAAGTTTATATTCTTTAGATGAAGTGGCGTATATTCGTTTTGCATCGGTCTATCAAGATTTCCAAAATTTAGATGTTTTTTTACAAAATATTGAGCAGTTGAGAAAACGTAAACATGACTGA
- a CDS encoding DNA adenine methylase, which yields MTAIEKQENSVYHKRRHSARTTDEYLFHQLVPYLGNKRRLLHLILEALELTGTINHRRRKNPPIFVDFFAGSGVVSRFAREKGYRVIANDWEPYSQALNYAILACSQEPEFAQLGGYKQAIATLNHLPEVKGWVTHNLCPRNDDEYDPSRDRLFFKRRNGMRIDAIRQQIAIWQWQGVINDVETSALLAPLLYAASFVSNTSGVFKSFHQGWGGRTKTALERIESKLWLEPSIFCPNGDPKRLSAEMWCMDAQQLAEQMQGFEVDVAYLDPPYNQHAYSSNYHVLNALTLWDQIDLPPPDTKGYKSGIDRAWRKERPSAYNSSKHAKEAYEALLQTINARYIITSYSTDGNISAQDVLEANLKRGFVQLLTQDVPRYRVSKQRQSERAKVVEFIVVTDTKAKSGPPIRQLLGQLFHYAELNGVDTTGPSTQLELW from the coding sequence ATGACAGCAATAGAAAAACAAGAAAACTCTGTCTATCATAAACGCCGTCATTCTGCACGCACAACTGATGAATATTTATTTCATCAATTAGTGCCTTATTTGGGTAATAAACGCCGTTTGCTCCATTTGATTTTGGAAGCTTTAGAATTAACAGGAACAATTAATCATCGCCGTAGAAAAAATCCACCAATTTTTGTTGATTTTTTTGCGGGGAGTGGCGTGGTTTCACGTTTTGCACGAGAAAAGGGCTATCGTGTGATTGCTAATGATTGGGAACCATATAGTCAAGCCTTAAATTATGCAATTTTAGCTTGTAGTCAAGAACCTGAATTTGCTCAATTAGGCGGATATAAACAGGCAATTGCTACATTAAATCATTTACCTGAAGTAAAAGGTTGGGTAACGCATAATTTATGTCCACGCAATGATGATGAATATGATCCAAGCCGAGACCGTTTATTTTTTAAACGCCGTAATGGTATGCGTATTGATGCGATTCGTCAGCAAATTGCGATATGGCAATGGCAAGGCGTGATTAATGATGTAGAAACCAGTGCTTTATTAGCACCGTTGTTGTATGCAGCGAGTTTTGTGAGTAATACTAGTGGTGTATTTAAAAGTTTTCATCAGGGTTGGGGAGGGCGTACGAAAACAGCATTGGAACGCATTGAATCAAAATTATGGTTGGAACCAAGTATTTTTTGTCCTAACGGAGACCCAAAACGTTTATCAGCAGAAATGTGGTGTATGGATGCACAACAATTAGCAGAACAAATGCAGGGTTTTGAAGTTGATGTTGCTTATTTAGATCCACCGTATAATCAACATGCTTATAGTAGTAATTACCATGTATTGAATGCTTTAACATTGTGGGATCAAATTGATTTGCCACCACCTGATACTAAAGGTTATAAAAGTGGTATTGACCGTGCATGGCGGAAAGAACGTCCGAGTGCGTATAATTCATCAAAACATGCTAAAGAAGCCTATGAAGCATTATTACAGACGATTAATGCACGTTATATTATTACGAGTTATTCAACTGATGGTAATATTTCGGCTCAAGATGTGTTGGAAGCCAATTTAAAACGTGGTTTTGTACAACTATTAACTCAAGATGTACCACGTTACCGTGTGAGTAAACAGCGACAAAGTGAACGAGCGAAAGTGGTGGAGTTTATTGTAGTTACTGATACTAAAGCTAAATCAGGTCCTCCAATTCGTCAGTTATTGGGTCAATTATTCCATTATGCTGAATTAAATGGTGTAGATACTACAGGACCAAGTACACAACTAGAGTTGTGGTAA
- a CDS encoding type II toxin-antitoxin system Phd/YefM family antitoxin, with protein MHIVSYSDIRSNLKTHIDRTINDADVTLIHRKQGGNAVLMSETHFNGLMETLYLLSSKANRNALERAIAQHKSGQAQVKSLIEVDDE; from the coding sequence GTGCATATAGTAAGTTATAGTGATATTCGCAGTAATTTAAAAACACATATTGACCGTACGATTAATGATGCTGATGTTACTCTCATTCATCGTAAACAAGGTGGAAATGCGGTTTTAATGAGTGAAACACATTTTAATGGTTTGATGGAAACGCTATATTTACTTTCTAGTAAAGCGAATCGTAATGCTTTAGAACGTGCAATTGCTCAACATAAATCAGGACAAGCACAAGTAAAATCATTGATTGAAGTTGATGATGAGTAG
- the ribD gene encoding bifunctional diaminohydroxyphosphoribosylaminopyrimidine deaminase/5-amino-6-(5-phosphoribosylamino)uracil reductase RibD — translation MTELLQTDEFFMSQAIAQAQTAIYRTRPNPAVGCVLVKDGQIIGRGATAPVGGSHAEVFALQQAGENAIGATAYVTLEPCAHYGRTPPCANALIQAKVARVVIANLDPNPLVAGKGQAMLEQAGIMTSVGILAEQAREQNQGFLKAMATQMPYVRLKIASSLDGRTAMSSGESKWITGELARQDVQHWRAISGAVITGINTVLADDCQLNVRQLSDVNIDDIVQPKRIILDRQGRLPLIAKILAQPEQVIVVGKYRKELADLGIIQLPDQPLDELLATLCREYQLYDLLVEAGATLATSFIEQNLVDEMIHYIAPTLLGVNTRSMFNAPFEYLNQQQRFKIKAVYYIGDDLRIHLKPDNRKSIST, via the coding sequence ATGACTGAGTTACTACAGACTGATGAATTTTTCATGTCTCAAGCCATTGCCCAAGCACAAACTGCAATTTATCGTACACGTCCTAATCCTGCGGTGGGTTGTGTATTAGTCAAGGATGGACAAATCATTGGACGAGGGGCAACTGCACCTGTAGGTGGCTCTCATGCAGAAGTGTTTGCCTTACAACAAGCAGGCGAAAATGCGATTGGTGCAACGGCTTATGTAACTTTAGAACCTTGTGCTCATTATGGACGTACACCGCCGTGTGCTAATGCTTTAATTCAAGCTAAAGTGGCTCGTGTGGTAATTGCCAATTTAGATCCCAATCCTTTAGTGGCAGGCAAAGGACAAGCCATGTTAGAACAAGCAGGAATTATGACATCAGTTGGCATATTGGCAGAGCAAGCTCGTGAACAAAATCAAGGCTTTTTAAAAGCCATGGCAACGCAAATGCCTTATGTACGTTTAAAAATCGCCAGTAGTTTAGATGGGCGTACTGCCATGTCATCAGGCGAATCAAAATGGATTACAGGCGAACTCGCACGTCAAGATGTGCAACATTGGCGTGCGATTTCGGGTGCTGTGATTACAGGTATTAATACGGTTTTAGCTGATGATTGCCAGTTAAATGTACGTCAATTGTCAGATGTCAATATTGACGATATTGTACAGCCTAAACGGATTATTTTAGACCGACAAGGGCGTTTACCTTTAATCGCTAAAATTCTTGCTCAACCTGAACAAGTGATTGTGGTTGGGAAATATCGCAAGGAGTTAGCAGATTTAGGTATAATACAATTACCAGACCAGCCATTAGATGAGCTATTAGCAACATTATGCCGTGAATATCAACTTTATGATTTATTGGTGGAAGCTGGAGCGACTTTAGCGACATCATTTATTGAGCAAAATCTTGTTGATGAAATGATTCATTATATTGCACCAACTTTATTGGGGGTAAATACTCGTTCAATGTTTAATGCACCATTTGAGTATTTAAATCAACAACAGCGATTTAAAATAAAAGCCGTTTATTATATAGGTGATGATTTACGCATTCATTTAAAGCCTGATAATCGTAAGAGTATATCAACATGA
- a CDS encoding anhydro-N-acetylmuramic acid kinase, with protein MSLIYIGVMTGTSMDGLDVVAVSFEPLTLHATLTVPFDEDLRSQLMALTLPDDNEIDRMGIAHVALGKMIGHAINRLIDENQLDKNKIKAIGSHGQTIRHRPENGFSLQIGDAHTISEMTGLPVIHDFRMRDLAAGGQGAPLVPAFHQALFQHDSIHRVILNLGGIANVSMLPAGQPNQVYGFDTGPANILMDAWCERHTGQPYDENGDWSAYGQPIRSLLERLSSHDYFAKEPPKSTGREDFNIEWLDDQISDWRNDLDYDELEDTPENIQATLMKLTTRAIKKAIYRCELMDTGEVYVCGGGAYNSHLLEQLRWRLRKHNWSVQTTADLGIAPTWVEATAFAWLAMRYCQHLAGNLPAVTGASGYRVLGSMTHP; from the coding sequence ATGAGTTTAATCTATATCGGTGTGATGACAGGCACAAGTATGGACGGTTTAGATGTTGTTGCGGTTTCTTTTGAACCTTTAACGCTACATGCGACACTTACTGTACCATTCGATGAAGATTTACGCAGTCAATTAATGGCATTAACCTTGCCTGACGATAATGAAATTGACCGTATGGGCATTGCTCACGTTGCATTGGGTAAAATGATTGGTCATGCCATCAACCGTTTAATTGATGAAAATCAGTTAGATAAAAATAAGATTAAAGCGATTGGTTCTCACGGACAAACCATTCGCCACCGCCCTGAAAATGGTTTTAGCTTACAAATAGGCGATGCCCATACCATTAGCGAAATGACAGGTTTACCTGTAATCCATGATTTCCGTATGCGAGATTTAGCTGCTGGTGGGCAAGGAGCTCCTCTCGTACCAGCCTTTCATCAAGCCTTATTCCAACATGACAGCATTCATCGTGTGATTTTAAATTTAGGCGGTATTGCTAATGTCAGTATGTTACCTGCTGGTCAGCCTAATCAAGTGTATGGTTTTGATACAGGACCTGCAAATATTTTAATGGATGCATGGTGTGAACGTCATACAGGACAACCTTATGATGAAAATGGCGATTGGTCAGCCTATGGACAGCCGATTCGTTCCTTATTAGAACGATTATCAAGCCATGATTATTTTGCTAAAGAACCGCCAAAAAGTACGGGGCGAGAAGATTTTAATATTGAATGGCTTGATGACCAAATCAGCGATTGGCGTAATGATTTAGATTATGACGAACTAGAAGATACACCAGAAAATATTCAAGCCACGTTAATGAAATTAACCACACGAGCAATTAAAAAGGCGATTTATCGTTGTGAATTGATGGATACAGGCGAAGTTTATGTCTGTGGTGGTGGTGCATATAATTCACATTTATTGGAACAATTACGTTGGCGACTGCGTAAACATAATTGGTCAGTACAAACCACTGCGGATTTAGGTATTGCACCAACATGGGTAGAAGCAACGGCTTTTGCTTGGTTAGCCATGCGATATTGTCAGCATTTAGCAGGGAATTTACCTGCGGTAACGGGGGCAAGTGGTTATCGAGTGTTAGGAAGTATGACGCATCCTTAA
- the recD gene encoding exodeoxyribonuclease V subunit alpha translates to MTPTNLSILASNPTLSWITHWTNWLIEQYQLTEEQQVYHLITQVMEQLTQGNSVYFTNDVKALKYACQLQQDYLQDIDLSVKNTKFIPQITTKSAIPFIYDGQALSLYRYWSWEMQLAWQLKRLSQQHISHDIDLSPFDDMLNPLDQHQMNAIKSAIHHQLSLITGGPGTGKTFTLAQIIAILLKLNPDLRIAMAAPTGKAAQRMQEALQNAIKSLPQHIKNDKLNQLQPMTLHRLLGMGTSQKAKYHIKNPLPYDIVVVDEASMLDLNMAHLLCNALHHDTRLILLGDAHQLASVDVGSVLADMQNVPDLEPYHQKLVYSRRFDDQSHIGKIAKFIIDDCQTIHQQNQHHFLQQFEQILPPTTFSLPPNTTDNFAQLCYFDSTSQQTDFYQYLIQGYEYYQQQIKLVLPQLENIMQRWINGDPDSQQLIQTLCDSFDRYRILTATQMGTFGVTQLNERIESALLQQLHQQQAHIHQIKKTVWYIGKAVMMTYNDYTLGLSNGDIGICLSQNHQQYSVFFPSLQKWFIASRLPQNIQPAFALTIHKSQGSEFHHTAVILHDDAERLLSQELIYTGITRAKKQLTLLCSRESLAKLLRQRTQRYSQLANKIALLDK, encoded by the coding sequence ATGACACCTACAAACTTATCAATCCTAGCATCTAATCCTACATTATCATGGATCACGCATTGGACAAATTGGTTGATTGAACAATATCAATTAACCGAAGAACAACAAGTTTATCATCTGATTACACAAGTCATGGAACAATTAACACAGGGTAATAGTGTTTATTTTACCAATGATGTTAAAGCCTTAAAATACGCTTGTCAATTACAACAAGATTATTTACAAGATATTGATTTATCAGTCAAAAACACTAAATTTATTCCACAAATCACCACCAAATCTGCTATACCTTTTATTTATGATGGGCAAGCACTCAGTCTCTATCGTTATTGGTCATGGGAAATGCAACTTGCATGGCAACTCAAACGTCTCAGCCAACAGCACATCAGTCATGATATTGATTTAAGCCCATTTGATGATATGCTCAATCCATTAGACCAACATCAAATGAATGCTATCAAATCAGCAATTCACCATCAGCTCAGTTTAATCACAGGTGGGCCAGGAACGGGGAAAACTTTTACATTAGCACAAATTATTGCCATCTTACTAAAATTAAATCCTGATTTACGCATTGCTATGGCTGCACCCACAGGTAAAGCTGCTCAACGTATGCAAGAAGCTCTGCAAAATGCTATTAAATCTCTGCCACAACACATCAAAAATGATAAATTAAATCAATTACAGCCGATGACTTTACATCGTTTACTGGGTATGGGAACATCACAAAAGGCGAAATATCACATTAAAAATCCACTACCTTATGATATCGTGGTGGTCGATGAAGCATCGATGTTAGATTTAAATATGGCTCATTTATTGTGCAATGCTTTACATCATGATACACGTTTAATATTATTGGGCGATGCTCATCAGCTTGCGTCCGTTGATGTAGGGTCAGTGTTGGCAGATATGCAAAATGTGCCCGATTTAGAACCTTATCATCAAAAATTAGTGTATAGTCGCCGTTTTGATGACCAATCCCATATTGGTAAAATCGCCAAATTTATTATTGATGATTGTCAAACTATTCATCAGCAAAATCAACATCATTTTTTACAACAATTCGAACAAATTCTCCCACCAACCACTTTTAGTTTACCGCCAAATACAACTGATAACTTTGCCCAATTATGCTATTTTGACAGCACATCACAACAGACTGATTTTTATCAATATTTAATACAAGGTTATGAGTATTATCAACAACAAATTAAACTTGTTTTACCACAATTAGAAAATATCATGCAACGTTGGATAAATGGAGACCCTGACAGTCAGCAACTGATTCAAACTTTGTGTGATAGTTTCGATCGTTATCGTATTTTAACAGCCACGCAAATGGGGACTTTTGGCGTAACTCAGCTCAATGAACGCATTGAATCAGCATTATTACAGCAGTTACATCAACAACAAGCTCATATTCATCAAATCAAAAAGACCGTTTGGTATATCGGTAAAGCAGTAATGATGACTTATAATGATTATACGCTAGGGCTATCTAATGGTGATATTGGTATTTGTTTAAGTCAAAATCATCAACAATATAGTGTATTCTTTCCAAGTTTACAAAAATGGTTTATCGCATCACGTTTACCACAAAATATTCAACCCGCTTTTGCCTTAACTATTCATAAATCGCAAGGGTCTGAATTTCATCATACCGCCGTGATTTTACATGATGATGCTGAACGCTTACTCAGCCAAGAATTAATTTATACAGGCATTACCCGTGCGAAAAAACAACTGACTTTACTCTGTAGCCGTGAGAGTTTAGCAAAATTACTACGTCAAAGAACACAACGCTATAGCCAACTGGCAAATAAAATAGCATTACTGGATAAATAA
- the mhpT gene encoding 3-(3-hydroxy-phenyl)propionate transporter MhpT: MNSLDKKHAIITVAICFIIAVIEGIDIQAAGIAGVAIGEHFGLDKSQLGVFFSAGILGLLPGGLIGGRFADQIGRKKVLIWSVAVFAIFTLMTVWVESFYSLLAVRFLAGAGLGAAMPNLIALAAESVTEQNRGRAVTLMYAGMPLGAALISFIARLDIGADWKNIFYIGGFAPLIVIPLMIWFLPESKVFLAEKDSQTKATENEAPKEGLFKKLFGREHISKTLLLGVSYFLTLMVVYIMLSWLPSLFKELGFSRQQGSTAQFFFMISAAVGTVLLGVLLDSWKKSYVIILMYGGIVLGLFGLNAANSLNEMYIAAIMCGAFVIGCQGVLYALGSMVYPTDVRATGVGLVSSIGRIGAMIGPMVAGQLLMLNYGATGVISACIPGIIISAICMLIVMRKTN, encoded by the coding sequence ATGAATTCTTTAGATAAAAAACATGCCATCATTACTGTTGCTATTTGCTTTATTATTGCAGTCATTGAAGGTATTGATATCCAAGCTGCTGGTATTGCTGGCGTTGCAATCGGTGAGCATTTTGGTTTAGATAAATCACAATTAGGTGTCTTCTTTAGTGCAGGCATTTTAGGATTATTACCGGGTGGTCTCATTGGTGGACGTTTCGCAGACCAAATTGGTCGTAAAAAAGTTCTTATTTGGTCTGTAGCTGTCTTTGCGATTTTTACCTTAATGACTGTTTGGGTAGAATCATTCTACAGTTTATTAGCAGTACGCTTCTTAGCCGGTGCAGGTTTAGGGGCAGCTATGCCAAATTTAATTGCCTTAGCAGCAGAATCTGTTACTGAACAAAATCGTGGTCGTGCAGTAACTTTAATGTATGCAGGTATGCCTTTAGGTGCGGCTCTTATCTCATTTATTGCACGTTTAGACATTGGTGCAGATTGGAAAAATATTTTCTATATTGGTGGTTTTGCTCCACTAATTGTTATTCCACTAATGATTTGGTTCTTACCAGAATCTAAAGTATTCTTAGCAGAAAAAGATAGCCAAACTAAAGCAACTGAAAATGAAGCACCTAAAGAGGGTCTATTTAAGAAATTATTTGGACGTGAGCATATCAGTAAAACACTATTATTAGGAGTTAGCTATTTTCTAACCTTAATGGTTGTTTATATCATGTTATCATGGTTACCATCATTATTTAAAGAATTAGGTTTTTCTCGCCAACAAGGTAGTACAGCTCAATTTTTCTTTATGATTAGTGCTGCTGTAGGTACAGTCCTTCTAGGTGTATTGCTGGATAGCTGGAAAAAATCTTATGTTATCATCTTAATGTATGGTGGAATCGTATTAGGTTTATTTGGTTTAAACGCTGCTAACAGTCTAAATGAAATGTATATCGCAGCGATTATGTGTGGTGCATTTGTTATTGGTTGTCAAGGTGTACTCTATGCTTTAGGTAGCATGGTTTATCCAACAGATGTACGTGCAACAGGCGTAGGGTTGGTATCATCAATTGGGCGAATTGGTGCAATGATAGGTCCAATGGTTGCTGGTCAATTATTAATGCTGAACTATGGTGCAACAGGTGTAATTTCCGCATGTATTCCTGGTATCATCATTTCAGCCATCTGTATGCTAATTGTGATGCGTAAAACAAACTAA